The following proteins come from a genomic window of Streptomyces liliiviolaceus:
- a CDS encoding putative quinol monooxygenase: protein MYQFLVSFTVQPEHRDDFVEAAGRAARDSLANEPGSRRFEIIADEENPDVFYLNEAYADVEAFDAHAGGPYFAAFFARASAYAEGPTWLMKGNLVGGKAAA from the coding sequence ATGTACCAATTCCTGGTTTCCTTCACCGTCCAGCCGGAGCATCGCGACGACTTCGTGGAAGCGGCCGGGCGGGCCGCGCGCGACTCCCTCGCCAACGAGCCAGGCTCGCGGCGATTCGAGATCATCGCCGACGAGGAGAACCCCGACGTCTTCTATCTGAACGAGGCCTACGCGGACGTCGAGGCCTTCGACGCGCACGCCGGAGGCCCCTACTTCGCCGCGTTCTTCGCGCGGGCCAGCGCCTACGCCGAAGGCCCGACGTGGCTCATGAAGGGCAACCTCGTCGGCGGCAAGGCCGCCGCCTGA
- a CDS encoding SDR family oxidoreductase has protein sequence MSSVLVTGASRGIGRAVAVELAGRGHRVVATARRPEQLADLPVDRRLRLDVTDQQSVDQAMSDAGDIDVLISNAGDTVRAPLESVPLAEVERLFQLNTLGALRVVQGVLPAMREKGAGRLIFVSSIQGRLVLPMIGPYGASKWALEALAETLAIETGHFGVKVSLIQPGAVSSGGAERAKAYVKEKDPYAPLLDALGALRGESVTPEDVASAVADTVEQNEPPLRVPVGAAAERVLAARKQAPENEPFLATEINW, from the coding sequence ATGTCGTCCGTACTCGTCACCGGTGCGTCCAGAGGTATCGGCCGGGCCGTCGCCGTCGAACTCGCAGGGCGCGGCCACCGGGTGGTCGCCACCGCACGCCGCCCGGAACAGCTGGCGGACCTCCCCGTCGACCGACGGCTGCGCCTCGACGTCACGGATCAGCAGAGCGTCGACCAGGCCATGAGCGACGCCGGCGACATCGACGTACTGATCAGCAACGCGGGGGACACCGTGCGCGCGCCCCTGGAGAGCGTGCCGCTCGCGGAGGTCGAGCGGCTCTTCCAGCTCAACACCCTCGGGGCGTTGCGGGTGGTGCAGGGCGTGCTTCCCGCGATGCGGGAAAAGGGAGCGGGCCGTCTCATCTTCGTCTCCAGCATCCAGGGGCGCCTGGTGCTGCCGATGATCGGCCCGTACGGCGCCAGCAAATGGGCACTGGAGGCGCTCGCCGAAACACTCGCCATAGAGACGGGTCACTTCGGCGTCAAGGTGAGTCTCATCCAGCCCGGCGCGGTCTCCTCCGGTGGCGCTGAACGCGCCAAGGCGTACGTGAAGGAGAAGGACCCGTACGCTCCGCTGCTCGACGCACTGGGCGCCCTGCGCGGCGAGTCGGTCACCCCCGAAGACGTGGCCTCCGCGGTGGCCGACACCGTCGAACAGAACGAACCTCCCCTGCGCGTACCGGTCGGCGCGGCTGCCGAGCGCGTCCTGGCGGCCCGCAAGCAGGCTCCGGAGAACGAACCTTTCCTGGCGACTGAGATCAACTGGTAG
- a CDS encoding winged helix-turn-helix transcriptional regulator, which yields MTLPKTYADRNCPLARTLEVVGERWTLLIVRDAFYGVRRFGDFATQLGIPRAVLTSRLKSLVQEGVLTRDDDSAGGVEYLLTAKGIALWPVVHSLMNWGEAFYSPDGPRRVLRHDQDGGLLDAQGRCQECGSVVPVPAIRVETGPGFQPSDSVQDPVSTAINTPRRLLEPITTPRASR from the coding sequence ATGACGCTCCCCAAGACCTACGCGGACCGGAACTGCCCGCTGGCGCGAACACTGGAGGTCGTCGGAGAGCGCTGGACGCTGCTGATCGTCCGGGACGCGTTCTACGGGGTGCGGCGGTTCGGGGACTTCGCCACGCAGCTCGGGATCCCGCGCGCGGTCCTGACCTCGCGACTCAAGTCCCTCGTGCAGGAGGGCGTACTCACCCGTGACGACGACAGTGCGGGCGGCGTCGAGTACCTGCTGACCGCCAAGGGAATCGCCCTGTGGCCGGTCGTCCACTCCCTGATGAACTGGGGCGAGGCCTTCTACTCCCCCGACGGACCGAGGCGCGTCCTCCGCCACGACCAGGACGGGGGCCTCCTCGACGCCCAGGGGCGCTGCCAGGAGTGCGGTTCGGTCGTCCCCGTTCCGGCGATCCGGGTGGAGACCGGCCCCGGATTCCAGCCGTCGGACTCCGTTCAGGATCCGGTGTCGACCGCGATCAACACGCCGCGCCGCCTGCTCGAACCGATCACGACACCGCGCGCATCCCGCTGA
- a CDS encoding helix-turn-helix transcriptional regulator, with product MSRTVARDMDGLGGDVTPLVGRATELELLDTVLDRTLGENGGSCVVDLAGPAGIGKSRLMAEFCRRAQARGMTVLRGRATEYEQHIPYQPFSDALADHDLELTEPGAEDARGDRFGLQRSIAKLFVRIARTGPGLLVAMDDLHWADPASLELLDHVVRHPPNAPVIIVVARRDRQTTASLDAALTRGIDLGTVLRLHLGPLAERACVEVLAPRLAPAVRSARAAELYAASDGNPLYFLALLHAGQAERNAGQDVPPPSTGLGSVLLDELTPLTAPQRRTAEAVAVLGDRGSTSLLAAVTARDEAEVGADLAVLTDRDLLRSEPGGRWTLRHPVLRAVVHENTHPVERVRMHRLAADALTAAGAPATERAHHVEQSLTGWDPQAVAVLSEAAERFASTAPASSAHWLGVALTHLPDQPQHALLRRDLMLRRARALGVCGGLRESRDLLHEVIAMSPPDEESASHSVRASAVTLCAVMERHLGRYAEAVALLRRELARTRGPSDADRVELGLELGSSAPHATSYPQMRADVVATLDLARSLGDEVAQAGALAIAALGETYEGNMSAARQATDRAAALVDALTDRDLAGLCEPLARLGWSEAFLERYADAERHADRGLAIARRGGQLYVLPHLLLCKSYVHLQTLRLETAMELADEAETIARGIGSDELLAFVLTNKAYVQLFALPPADQAALAVAEEAVAAAGTRTNWWASIAWCVLAQAAIHAGDPQRARDAVLRGGGKDLNGLHPSMRPLILEILVTSAVLTGDTDAAVTWAERARREADQLDLPSQQASALRSTAHCLSAGGDTAAAAELLEKAVDRTARGGAVLWEAFSLLLGAPLAAVGDPDRARAMWTRARQLATTGGARQLTGLADMIHPLVYAEPPPPAQPQSSVQPQPSAEPPLAALSAREREIASLVAVGLTTPAIAARLFLSPRTVESHLARIYRKTGVTSRAALAVLQTRSELRDTTTGTAGPT from the coding sequence ATGTCCCGGACAGTCGCGCGGGACATGGACGGATTGGGTGGCGATGTGACTCCGCTGGTGGGCCGGGCGACAGAGCTGGAACTTCTGGACACGGTCCTCGACCGGACTCTGGGGGAGAACGGCGGTTCGTGCGTCGTGGACCTCGCCGGGCCCGCGGGCATCGGCAAGAGCCGGCTGATGGCCGAGTTCTGCCGACGCGCACAGGCCCGGGGAATGACGGTGTTGCGAGGCAGGGCCACCGAGTACGAACAGCACATCCCGTACCAGCCGTTCAGTGACGCACTCGCCGACCACGACCTGGAGTTGACGGAGCCGGGTGCCGAGGACGCGCGCGGCGACCGGTTCGGTCTGCAGCGGTCCATCGCGAAGCTGTTCGTCCGGATCGCCCGGACCGGCCCCGGGCTCCTCGTGGCGATGGACGATCTGCACTGGGCGGACCCGGCGTCCCTGGAACTCCTCGACCACGTCGTCCGCCATCCCCCGAACGCCCCTGTCATCATCGTCGTGGCCCGCCGCGACCGTCAGACCACCGCCTCCCTGGACGCCGCCCTCACCCGTGGCATCGACCTGGGTACGGTGCTGAGACTGCACCTCGGCCCCCTCGCCGAGCGGGCCTGCGTCGAGGTCCTCGCCCCCCGACTGGCGCCCGCCGTGCGGTCCGCCCGGGCCGCCGAACTGTACGCCGCGAGCGACGGCAACCCGCTGTACTTTCTCGCTCTCCTGCACGCCGGACAAGCAGAGCGGAACGCCGGGCAGGACGTCCCACCGCCCTCCACCGGACTCGGCTCCGTCCTGCTGGACGAACTGACTCCGCTGACCGCGCCACAGCGTCGTACCGCCGAAGCGGTGGCCGTCCTGGGCGACCGTGGCAGCACCTCGCTGCTGGCCGCGGTGACCGCCCGGGACGAGGCCGAAGTCGGCGCCGATCTAGCGGTGCTGACGGACCGTGACCTCCTGCGCTCCGAACCGGGCGGGCGGTGGACCCTGCGCCACCCGGTGCTACGGGCGGTCGTGCACGAGAACACCCACCCCGTGGAGCGCGTACGCATGCACCGCCTCGCCGCGGACGCGCTGACCGCCGCCGGAGCCCCCGCCACCGAACGCGCCCACCACGTCGAGCAGTCACTGACCGGCTGGGACCCACAAGCCGTCGCCGTACTGTCCGAAGCGGCCGAGCGGTTCGCCTCCACCGCACCCGCGAGCAGCGCCCACTGGCTCGGCGTTGCCCTCACCCACCTGCCCGACCAGCCTCAACATGCCCTGCTGCGCCGCGATCTGATGCTGCGACGGGCGCGAGCCCTGGGGGTGTGCGGTGGACTGCGGGAGAGCCGCGACCTCTTGCACGAGGTGATCGCCATGTCACCGCCCGACGAGGAGAGCGCGTCGCACAGCGTGCGGGCGTCCGCGGTGACACTCTGCGCGGTGATGGAACGTCACCTCGGCCGGTACGCGGAGGCGGTCGCCCTGCTGCGCCGCGAACTCGCCCGGACACGGGGCCCGTCCGATGCCGACAGGGTGGAACTCGGCCTGGAACTCGGCTCGTCCGCGCCGCACGCCACCTCCTACCCGCAGATGCGTGCCGACGTCGTCGCGACCCTCGACCTGGCCCGGTCGCTGGGCGACGAGGTCGCCCAGGCCGGTGCCCTCGCGATCGCCGCCCTCGGGGAGACCTACGAAGGCAATATGAGTGCCGCGCGGCAGGCCACCGACCGGGCCGCCGCGCTGGTGGACGCCCTGACCGATCGCGACCTGGCGGGTCTGTGCGAGCCGCTGGCCCGGCTCGGCTGGTCGGAGGCGTTCCTGGAGCGGTATGCCGATGCCGAACGGCACGCCGATCGCGGCCTGGCCATCGCCCGGCGCGGCGGCCAGCTCTACGTCCTGCCGCACCTCCTGCTCTGCAAGTCGTACGTGCATCTGCAGACCCTGCGGCTGGAGACGGCCATGGAGCTCGCGGATGAGGCCGAGACCATCGCCCGAGGCATCGGCAGCGACGAACTGCTGGCCTTCGTCCTGACCAACAAGGCGTATGTCCAGTTGTTCGCGCTCCCACCCGCCGACCAGGCCGCACTCGCGGTGGCCGAGGAAGCCGTCGCGGCAGCGGGCACGCGCACCAACTGGTGGGCGTCCATCGCCTGGTGCGTACTCGCCCAGGCGGCGATCCACGCAGGCGATCCTCAGCGCGCCCGGGACGCGGTGCTGCGCGGCGGAGGCAAGGACCTGAACGGGCTCCACCCGTCCATGCGTCCGCTCATCCTGGAGATCCTCGTCACCTCCGCCGTCCTGACCGGGGACACGGATGCCGCCGTGACCTGGGCCGAGCGGGCACGCAGGGAGGCGGACCAGCTGGACCTGCCGTCACAGCAGGCATCGGCGCTGCGCAGCACCGCCCACTGTCTGTCCGCCGGCGGCGACACGGCAGCGGCCGCCGAGCTGTTGGAGAAGGCTGTGGACAGGACGGCACGCGGGGGAGCGGTGCTGTGGGAAGCGTTCAGCCTGCTGCTCGGCGCACCCCTGGCGGCCGTCGGCGATCCGGACCGCGCCCGAGCCATGTGGACCCGTGCCCGGCAACTCGCCACGACCGGCGGCGCGCGTCAGCTCACGGGCCTGGCGGACATGATCCATCCCCTCGTGTACGCCGAGCCCCCACCTCCGGCCCAGCCCCAATCCTCGGTTCAGCCCCAGCCTTCGGCCGAGCCCCCACTCGCGGCTCTCTCCGCCCGTGAACGCGAGATCGCCTCCCTGGTCGCCGTCGGCCTGACCACCCCGGCCATCGCCGCCCGTCTCTTCCTCAGCCCCCGCACGGTCGAGTCCCACCTCGCTCGCATCTACCGCAAGACCGGAGTCACTTCACGGGCCGCCCTCGCCGTCCTCCAGACCAGATCGGAACTGCGCGACACGACGACCGGGACGGCGGGGCCCACCTGA